From Mustela erminea isolate mMusErm1 chromosome 1, mMusErm1.Pri, whole genome shotgun sequence, a single genomic window includes:
- the RGL3 gene encoding ral guanine nucleotide dissociation stimulator-like 3 isoform X1 has protein sequence MDRTAGKELALAPVQDWGEEAEDGAVYSVSLRRQLSQRLSPRAGPGGSQASNPAADAFLHYRTSKVRALRAARLERLVQELVSGDLEQDPGFVPAFLATHRAFASTARVLGLLLPPPPPPLPPGTEIKKTEGGGLRVNKNLRAVVSVLGSWLRDHPQDFRDPPAHSDLGSVRTFLGWAAPAGPEAQEAEKLLGAFLEEAEQKQEEEEKPEAWTGPPGAVHSPRPDSPDDCSEAEAEAGPVREGPELLDFSVDELAEQLTLLDVELFARVRTCECLGSVWSQRDRPGASSTAPTVRATVTQFNMVIGCVLGSVLGEQGLAAPQRAQRLEKWIRVAQRCRELRNFSSLRAILSALQSNPIYRLKRSWGAVSRERLSTFRKLSQIFSDENNHLSSREILSQEEATEGPQEEDTLPGNLPPKLPPGPVPYLGTFLTDLVMLDTALPDMLEGDLINFEKRRKQLQKRCGSYCLSPRAPVLAALRAQCQLSEEQSYRVSRVIEPPAASCPSSPHVRRRISPTKRLSAKLSRERRSSPAGSPGDPSSPTPSLSPGSPPSSPRTRDPPGSPPASPGPQGPNTKLPLSLDLPALRLLALPLSSSHISVPGQPGSEARVIRVSIDNDHGNLYRSILLTSQDKAPSVVQRALEKHNVAQPWARDYQLFQVLPGDRELLIPDNANVFYAMSPAAPGDFVLRRKEGARPTTTISSS, from the exons ATGGATCGGACAGCAGGCAAGGAGCTCGCCCTG GCGCCGGTGCAAGACTGGGGCGAGGAGGCCGAGGACGGAGCCGTGTACAGCGTCTCCCTGCGTCGGCAGCTCAGTCAGCGCTTGAGCCCGAGGGCAGGGCCCGGGGGCAGCCAG GCCTCCAACCCCGCTGCGGATGCCTTCCTCCATTACCGTACGAGCAAGGTGCGGGCGCTGAGGGCGGCGAGGCTGGAGCGGCTGGTGCAGGAATTGGTGTCTGGGGACCTCGAGCAGGACCCGGGCTTCGTGCCTGCCTTCTTGGCCACCCACAGAGCCTTTGCGTCCACCGCCCGCGTGCTGGGCCTTCTCCTGCCACCACCGCCACCGCCCCTGCCTCCAGG GACAGAGATCaagaagacagagggaggaggtcTGCGTGTCAACAAGAATTTAAG GGCTGTGGTGTCCGTGCTGGGCTCCTGGCTGCGGGATCACCCTCAGGATTTCCGGGATCCCCCTGCCCACTCGGACCTAGGCAGTGTCCGCACCTTTCTGGGCTGGGCGGCCCCAGCAGGGCCCGAggcccaggaggcagagaagctgcTGGGAGCTTTCCTGGAGGAGGCTGAGCaaaagcaggaagaggaggagaagcctGAGGCATGGACAG GACCTCCTGGAGCTGTCCACTCCCCCCGCCCAGACTCCCCCGATGACTGCTCTGAAGCGGAAGCGGAGGCAGGACCCGTGCGGGAAGGCCCTGAGCTCCTAGACTTTAGTGTAGATGAACTGGCCGAACAGCTCACGCTGTTGGACGTG GAGCTGTTTGCACGCGTGCGTACCTGCGAGTGCCTGGGCTCCGTGTGGTCCCAGCGGGACCGTCCAGGGGCCTCGAGCACCGCCCCCACGGTGCGCGCCACTGTGACCCAGTTCAACATGGTGATTGGTTGCGTGCTGGGGTCCGTGCTGGGAGAGCAGGGCCTGGCCGCCCCGCAGAGGGCACAGCGGCTGGAGAAGTGGATCCGTGTGGCCCAG CGCTGCCGGGAACTGCGCAACTTCTCCTCGCTGCGCGCGATACTGTCCGCTCTGCAGTCTAACCCCATATACCGGCTCAAGCGCAGCTGGGGCGCCGTCAGCAG GGAAAGGTTATCCACTTTCAGAAAACTTTCGCAGATTTTCTCCGATGAGAACAACCACCTCAGTAGTAGAGAGATTCTTTCCCAG gagGAGGCCACCGAGGGCCCCCAAGAGGAGGACACCCTCCCAGGAAACCTGCCCCCA AAACTGCCCCCGGGCCCTGTCCCCTACCTTGGCACCTTTCTCACGGACCTGGTTATGCTGGACACAGCCCTGCCGGACATGCTGGAG GGGGATCTCATCAACtttgagaagaggaggaag CAGCTGCAGAAACGGTGTGGGAGCTACTGCCTGAGTCCCCGCGCCCCAGTCCTGGCTGCCCTGCGTGCCCAGTGCCAGCTCAGCGAGGAGCAGAG CTATCGGGTCTCCCGTGTCATTGAGCCACCTGCTGCCTCCTGTCCCAGCTCCCCACACGTCCGGCGGCGAATCAGCCCCACCAAGCGTCTCAGCGC AAAGCTGTCCCGAGAGAGGCGCTCATCCCCTGCTGGGAGTCCTGGGGACCCGTCATCCCCCACCCCTAG TCTGTCCCCAGGGTCCCCCCCATCTAGTCCTAGAACCAGAGACCCTCCTGGCAGTCCCCCGGCCTCtccagggccccagggccccaACACCAAG CTGCCCTTGAGCCTGGACCTGCCGGCCCTGCGGCTCTTGGCTTTGCCCCTGAGCAGCTCTCACATCTCTGTACCGGGGCAACCAGGATCGGAGGCTCGAGTCATCCGTGTCAGCATTGACAATGACCATGGGAACCTCTATCGGAGCATCTTg CTCACTAGTCAGGACAAGGCCCCCAGCGTGGTGCAGCGAGCCCTGGAAAAGCACAATGTGGCTCAGCCCTGGGCTCGGGACTACCAGCTCTTCCAAGTCCTTCCTGGGGACAGGG
- the RGL3 gene encoding ral guanine nucleotide dissociation stimulator-like 3 isoform X3, translating to MDRTAGKELALAPVQDWGEEAEDGAVYSVSLRRQLSQRLSPRAGPGGSQASNPAADAFLHYRTSKVRALRAARLERLVQELVSGDLEQDPGFVPAFLATHRAFASTARVLGLLLPPPPPPLPPGTEIKKTEGGGLRVNKNLRAVVSVLGSWLRDHPQDFRDPPAHSDLGSVRTFLGWAAPAGPEAQEAEKLLGAFLEEAEQKQEEEEKPEAWTGPPGAVHSPRPDSPDDCSEAEAEAGPVREGPELLDFSVDELAEQLTLLDVELFARVRTCECLGSVWSQRDRPGASSTAPTVRATVTQFNMVIGCVLGSVLGEQGLAAPQRAQRLEKWIRVAQRCRELRNFSSLRAILSALQSNPIYRLKRSWGAVSRERLSTFRKLSQIFSDENNHLSSREILSQEEATEGPQEEDTLPGNLPPKLPPGPVPYLGTFLTDLVMLDTALPDMLEGDLINFEKRRKEWEILAHIQQLQKRCGSYCLSPRAPVLAALRAQCQLSEEQSYRVSRVIEPPAASCPSSPHVRRRISPTKRLSAKLSRERRSSPAGSPGDPSSPTPSLSPGSPPSSPRTRDPPGSPPASPGPQGPNTKLPLSLDLPALRLLALPLSSSHISVPGQPGSEARVIRVSIDNDHGNLYRSILLTSQDKAPSVVQRALEKHNVAQPWARDYQLFQVLPGDRELLIPDNANVFYAMSPAAPGDFVLRRKEGARPTTTISSS from the exons ATGGATCGGACAGCAGGCAAGGAGCTCGCCCTG GCGCCGGTGCAAGACTGGGGCGAGGAGGCCGAGGACGGAGCCGTGTACAGCGTCTCCCTGCGTCGGCAGCTCAGTCAGCGCTTGAGCCCGAGGGCAGGGCCCGGGGGCAGCCAG GCCTCCAACCCCGCTGCGGATGCCTTCCTCCATTACCGTACGAGCAAGGTGCGGGCGCTGAGGGCGGCGAGGCTGGAGCGGCTGGTGCAGGAATTGGTGTCTGGGGACCTCGAGCAGGACCCGGGCTTCGTGCCTGCCTTCTTGGCCACCCACAGAGCCTTTGCGTCCACCGCCCGCGTGCTGGGCCTTCTCCTGCCACCACCGCCACCGCCCCTGCCTCCAGG GACAGAGATCaagaagacagagggaggaggtcTGCGTGTCAACAAGAATTTAAG GGCTGTGGTGTCCGTGCTGGGCTCCTGGCTGCGGGATCACCCTCAGGATTTCCGGGATCCCCCTGCCCACTCGGACCTAGGCAGTGTCCGCACCTTTCTGGGCTGGGCGGCCCCAGCAGGGCCCGAggcccaggaggcagagaagctgcTGGGAGCTTTCCTGGAGGAGGCTGAGCaaaagcaggaagaggaggagaagcctGAGGCATGGACAG GACCTCCTGGAGCTGTCCACTCCCCCCGCCCAGACTCCCCCGATGACTGCTCTGAAGCGGAAGCGGAGGCAGGACCCGTGCGGGAAGGCCCTGAGCTCCTAGACTTTAGTGTAGATGAACTGGCCGAACAGCTCACGCTGTTGGACGTG GAGCTGTTTGCACGCGTGCGTACCTGCGAGTGCCTGGGCTCCGTGTGGTCCCAGCGGGACCGTCCAGGGGCCTCGAGCACCGCCCCCACGGTGCGCGCCACTGTGACCCAGTTCAACATGGTGATTGGTTGCGTGCTGGGGTCCGTGCTGGGAGAGCAGGGCCTGGCCGCCCCGCAGAGGGCACAGCGGCTGGAGAAGTGGATCCGTGTGGCCCAG CGCTGCCGGGAACTGCGCAACTTCTCCTCGCTGCGCGCGATACTGTCCGCTCTGCAGTCTAACCCCATATACCGGCTCAAGCGCAGCTGGGGCGCCGTCAGCAG GGAAAGGTTATCCACTTTCAGAAAACTTTCGCAGATTTTCTCCGATGAGAACAACCACCTCAGTAGTAGAGAGATTCTTTCCCAG gagGAGGCCACCGAGGGCCCCCAAGAGGAGGACACCCTCCCAGGAAACCTGCCCCCA AAACTGCCCCCGGGCCCTGTCCCCTACCTTGGCACCTTTCTCACGGACCTGGTTATGCTGGACACAGCCCTGCCGGACATGCTGGAG GGGGATCTCATCAACtttgagaagaggaggaag GAGTGGGAGATCCTGGCCCACATCCAGCAGCTGCAGAAACGGTGTGGGAGCTACTGCCTGAGTCCCCGCGCCCCAGTCCTGGCTGCCCTGCGTGCCCAGTGCCAGCTCAGCGAGGAGCAGAG CTATCGGGTCTCCCGTGTCATTGAGCCACCTGCTGCCTCCTGTCCCAGCTCCCCACACGTCCGGCGGCGAATCAGCCCCACCAAGCGTCTCAGCGC AAAGCTGTCCCGAGAGAGGCGCTCATCCCCTGCTGGGAGTCCTGGGGACCCGTCATCCCCCACCCCTAG TCTGTCCCCAGGGTCCCCCCCATCTAGTCCTAGAACCAGAGACCCTCCTGGCAGTCCCCCGGCCTCtccagggccccagggccccaACACCAAG CTGCCCTTGAGCCTGGACCTGCCGGCCCTGCGGCTCTTGGCTTTGCCCCTGAGCAGCTCTCACATCTCTGTACCGGGGCAACCAGGATCGGAGGCTCGAGTCATCCGTGTCAGCATTGACAATGACCATGGGAACCTCTATCGGAGCATCTTg CTCACTAGTCAGGACAAGGCCCCCAGCGTGGTGCAGCGAGCCCTGGAAAAGCACAATGTGGCTCAGCCCTGGGCTCGGGACTACCAGCTCTTCCAAGTCCTTCCTGGGGACAGGG
- the RGL3 gene encoding ral guanine nucleotide dissociation stimulator-like 3 isoform X2, whose protein sequence is MDRTAGKELALAPVQDWGEEAEDGAVYSVSLRRQLSQRLSPRAGPGGSQASNPAADAFLHYRTSKVRALRAARLERLVQELVSGDLEQDPGFVPAFLATHRAFASTARVLGLLLPPPPPPLPPGTEIKKTEGGGLRVNKNLRAVVSVLGSWLRDHPQDFRDPPAHSDLGSVRTFLGWAAPAGPEAQEAEKLLGAFLEEAEQKQEEEEKPEAWTGPPGAVHSPRPDSPDDCSEAEAEAGPVREGPELLDFSVDELAEQLTLLDVELFARVRTCECLGSVWSQRDRPGASSTAPTVRATVTQFNMVIGCVLGSVLGEQGLAAPQRAQRLEKWIRVAQRCRELRNFSSLRAILSALQSNPIYRLKRSWGAVSRERLSTFRKLSQIFSDENNHLSSREILSQEEATEGPQEEDTLPGNLPPKLPPGPVPYLGTFLTDLVMLDTALPDMLEGDLINFEKRRKEWEILAHIQQLQKRCGSYCLSPRAPVLAALRAQCQLSEEQSFHLIPRCFLAPTHPNVHLDSSAIGSPVSLSHLLPPVPAPHTSGGESAPPSVSAQSCPERGAHPLLGVLGTRHPPPLVCPQGPPHLVLEPETLLAVPRPLQGPRAPTPSCP, encoded by the exons ATGGATCGGACAGCAGGCAAGGAGCTCGCCCTG GCGCCGGTGCAAGACTGGGGCGAGGAGGCCGAGGACGGAGCCGTGTACAGCGTCTCCCTGCGTCGGCAGCTCAGTCAGCGCTTGAGCCCGAGGGCAGGGCCCGGGGGCAGCCAG GCCTCCAACCCCGCTGCGGATGCCTTCCTCCATTACCGTACGAGCAAGGTGCGGGCGCTGAGGGCGGCGAGGCTGGAGCGGCTGGTGCAGGAATTGGTGTCTGGGGACCTCGAGCAGGACCCGGGCTTCGTGCCTGCCTTCTTGGCCACCCACAGAGCCTTTGCGTCCACCGCCCGCGTGCTGGGCCTTCTCCTGCCACCACCGCCACCGCCCCTGCCTCCAGG GACAGAGATCaagaagacagagggaggaggtcTGCGTGTCAACAAGAATTTAAG GGCTGTGGTGTCCGTGCTGGGCTCCTGGCTGCGGGATCACCCTCAGGATTTCCGGGATCCCCCTGCCCACTCGGACCTAGGCAGTGTCCGCACCTTTCTGGGCTGGGCGGCCCCAGCAGGGCCCGAggcccaggaggcagagaagctgcTGGGAGCTTTCCTGGAGGAGGCTGAGCaaaagcaggaagaggaggagaagcctGAGGCATGGACAG GACCTCCTGGAGCTGTCCACTCCCCCCGCCCAGACTCCCCCGATGACTGCTCTGAAGCGGAAGCGGAGGCAGGACCCGTGCGGGAAGGCCCTGAGCTCCTAGACTTTAGTGTAGATGAACTGGCCGAACAGCTCACGCTGTTGGACGTG GAGCTGTTTGCACGCGTGCGTACCTGCGAGTGCCTGGGCTCCGTGTGGTCCCAGCGGGACCGTCCAGGGGCCTCGAGCACCGCCCCCACGGTGCGCGCCACTGTGACCCAGTTCAACATGGTGATTGGTTGCGTGCTGGGGTCCGTGCTGGGAGAGCAGGGCCTGGCCGCCCCGCAGAGGGCACAGCGGCTGGAGAAGTGGATCCGTGTGGCCCAG CGCTGCCGGGAACTGCGCAACTTCTCCTCGCTGCGCGCGATACTGTCCGCTCTGCAGTCTAACCCCATATACCGGCTCAAGCGCAGCTGGGGCGCCGTCAGCAG GGAAAGGTTATCCACTTTCAGAAAACTTTCGCAGATTTTCTCCGATGAGAACAACCACCTCAGTAGTAGAGAGATTCTTTCCCAG gagGAGGCCACCGAGGGCCCCCAAGAGGAGGACACCCTCCCAGGAAACCTGCCCCCA AAACTGCCCCCGGGCCCTGTCCCCTACCTTGGCACCTTTCTCACGGACCTGGTTATGCTGGACACAGCCCTGCCGGACATGCTGGAG GGGGATCTCATCAACtttgagaagaggaggaag GAGTGGGAGATCCTGGCCCACATCCAGCAGCTGCAGAAACGGTGTGGGAGCTACTGCCTGAGTCCCCGCGCCCCAGTCCTGGCTGCCCTGCGTGCCCAGTGCCAGCTCAGCGAGGAGCAGAG CTTTCACCTCATTCCTCGCTGCTTCCTGGCCCCAACCCACCCCAACGTGCACCTTGACTCCTCAGCTATCGGGTCTCCCGTGTCATTGAGCCACCTGCTGCCTCCTGTCCCAGCTCCCCACACGTCCGGCGGCGAATCAGCCCCACCAAGCGTCTCAGCGC AAAGCTGTCCCGAGAGAGGCGCTCATCCCCTGCTGGGAGTCCTGGGGACCCGTCATCCCCCACCCCTAG TCTGTCCCCAGGGTCCCCCCCATCTAGTCCTAGAACCAGAGACCCTCCTGGCAGTCCCCCGGCCTCtccagggccccagggccccaACACCAAG CTGCCCTTGA
- the CCDC151 gene encoding coiled-coil domain-containing protein 151, with the protein MTSPLCWAASTNIPPSQDQVSTSRKVQGSQTKAQHSHSQVKGVPQAWLPLHSKAGPLHVLRGKSAVHTQVAELQRKIQLLEGDRKAFYESTQWNIKKNQETINQLQEETRVLQVQLADLLQGDEKLVQAVIRECKSEKPYLKNRTGQQALEHLDHRLSEKVKQLNALRHQLGVRQKWLEELQLRHSLRQLEMAEAQNSNTEVAKTMRNLENRLEKARMKAEEAEHITNVYLQLKAYLQEESLHLENRLDLMEAEVVRAKRELEELQVVNQEAINARDIAKNQLQYLEETVFRERKKRERYITECKKRAEDRKLQNERMERKTQREHVLLQSEDSTQDSLRAKEEELRQRWSMYQTEMLFGKVKDATGVAETHAVVRRFLAQGDTFTHLETLKSENEQSLVRLKQEKQRLQRELEDLKYSGETTIVSQQKLQAELQERLKAEEQRRTEAQDELERAMWAVQTIKEGLEHLAGKMNHITLVEGPFAGKELDPQAGNYLPDLLGVVEEKLLKLQAQLESHDVPEMLRHLTDQEFYSTLEGKLPLYNTRITLPLASLKDKFFDEEESEEEDNDVVSRAELKIRSQKLIESRSKKRNRSKKT; encoded by the exons ATGACGTCTCCCCTGTGCTGGGCGGCCTCCACCAACATCCCGCCTTCTCAGGACCAGGTTTCGACCTCCCGCAAGGTCCAGGGCAGTCAGACTAAGGCCCAGCACAGTCACTCCCAAGTAAAGGGTGTGCCCCAGGCCTGGCTTCCACTCCATTCCAAGGCGGGACCCCTCCATGTCCTTCGGGGCAAGTCTGCTGTGCACACGCAGGTGGCAGAGTTACAAAGGAAGATACAACTGTTAG AGGGTGACCGGAAGGCCTTTTATGAGAGCACCCAGTGGAACATCAAGAAGAATCAGGAGACCATCAACCAGCTCCAGGAGGAGACCAGGGTCCTGCAAGTTCAGCTGGCGGACCTGCTGCAG GGAGATGAGAAATTGGTCCAGGCGGTGATTCGGGAGTGCAAGTCAGAGAAGCCGTATTTAAAGAACAGGACAGGACAG CAGGCCCTGGAGCACCTGGACCACCGGCTGAGCGAGAAGGTGAAGCAGCTGAACGCGCTGCGGCACCAGCTGGGCGTGCGGCAGAAGTGGCTGGAGGAGCTCCAGCTGCGGCACAGCCTCCGCCAGCTGGAGATGGCCGAAGCGCAAAATAGCAACACAGAGGTGGCCAAG ACCATGCGGAACCTGGAGAACCGCTTGGAGAAGGCCCGGATGAAGGCAGAAGAAGCCGAACACATTACCAATGTGTACCTGCAGCTCAAGGCCTATCTCCAA GAGGAGAGCCTTCACTTGGAAAACCGGCTGGACCTCATGGAGGCGGAGGTGGTGAGGGCAAAACGCGAGCTAGAGGAGCTGCAAGTGGTGAACCAGGAGGCGATCAACGCCCGGGACATCGCCAAG AACCAGCTGCAATATCTGGAGGAGACCGTGTTCCGGGAGCGCAAGAAGCGGGAGCGCTACATAACCGAGTGCAAGAAGCGCGCGGAGGACAGGAAGCTGCAGAACGAACGCATGGAGCGCAAG ACCCAGCGTGAACACGTGCTGCTGCAGTCCGAGGATTCGACCCAGGACAGCCTGCGCGCCAAAGAGGAGGAGCTGAGGCAGCGCTGGAGCATGTACCAGACAGAGATGCTTTTTGGCAAGGTCAAGGACGCCACCGGCGTGGCCGAAACCCAC GCGGTGGTGAGGCGGTTCCTGGCACAGGGTGACACCTTCACACATTTGGAGACGCTCAAGAGCGAGAACGAGCAGTCGCTGGTGAGGCTGAAGCAAGAGAAGCAGAGGTTGCAGCGAGAGCTGGAAGACCTCAAGTACTCCGGGGAGACCACAATTGTGAG TCAGCAGAAGCTGCAGGCTGAGTTGCAGGAGCGCCTCAAGGCGGAAGAGCAGCGGCGCACTGAGGCACAGGATGAGCTAGAGCGCGCCATGTGGGCGGTACAGACGATCAAGGAGGGCCTCGAACACCTGGCGGGCAAGATGAACCACATCACATTG GTGGAGGGCCCTTTCGCGGGAAAGGAGCTGGATCCCCAGGCAGGTAACTATCTGCCAGACCTGCTGGGCGTCGTGGAAGAAAAGCTTCTGAAGCTGCAGGCACAGCTCGAGAGCCATGACGTGCCCGAGATGCTGCGCCACCTCACCGACCAAGAG TTCTACTCCACCCTAGAGGGAAAGCTGCCCTTGTACAACACCCGCATCACCCTGCCCCTTGCCAGTCTCAAGGACAAGTTCTTCG ACGAAGAGGAAAGTGAGGAGGAGGACAACGACGTGGTGAGCCGCGCGGAGCTTAAGATTCGTTCCCAGAAACTAATTGAATCCCGCAGCAAGAAACGCAATCGCTCGAAGAAGACCTAG